The proteins below come from a single Natrinema sp. SYSU A 869 genomic window:
- the lysA gene encoding diaminopimelate decarboxylase, protein MTDVAASLPVRRLSDWDAAELQTLTEEYGSPLYVLDLERVRQNYRRLEAAFPDAHVLYAVKANALGDVLSTLREAGAGLECASAGEVQRALEAGASGSEVHYTAVNPPAGDLDWIVDTWDDHPDLTVTAGSEDTIDRLADRGYDGRLCLRVNPGIGAGHHEKVRTGAAAKFGVPAERAVNVLEDAADRGFDVIGIHAHVGSGVSSDQLDAHREFVARIGDLAREVNEALRALNDRTGSEGTREVNEAVEGLEFVDVGGGFGVPYREDEEPLDLESVANATRDALGEVDARLTIEPGRYFVADAGVLLTEVNTVKDARETTVAGVDAGMTTLIRPAMYDAYHPIWNLTADADGAPSSNRDASATDGREMISQTVAGPICESGDVFCADRELPVSRRGDILAIGNAGAYGYEMANQYNSRPRPASVVREDGTVRLARHRETVDDVTRVEREAHTVSRADRKTDDPRASDIDNERVR, encoded by the coding sequence ATGACTGACGTTGCGGCTTCGCTGCCCGTCCGCCGCCTCTCCGACTGGGACGCGGCCGAACTGCAAACGCTCACCGAGGAGTACGGCTCGCCGCTGTACGTCCTCGACCTCGAGCGCGTCCGCCAGAACTACCGGCGACTCGAGGCCGCCTTCCCCGACGCTCACGTCCTCTACGCGGTGAAGGCGAACGCGCTGGGCGACGTGCTGTCGACGCTGCGCGAGGCGGGCGCTGGCCTCGAGTGTGCCTCTGCAGGTGAAGTGCAACGAGCGCTCGAGGCGGGCGCGTCCGGCTCTGAGGTACACTACACGGCGGTCAACCCGCCCGCTGGCGACCTCGACTGGATCGTCGATACTTGGGACGATCACCCCGACCTGACAGTCACCGCCGGCTCCGAGGACACGATCGATCGCCTCGCCGACCGCGGCTACGACGGTCGGCTCTGTCTGCGGGTCAACCCCGGCATCGGTGCCGGCCACCACGAGAAAGTGCGGACGGGCGCGGCCGCGAAGTTCGGCGTCCCCGCGGAGCGCGCTGTCAACGTCCTCGAAGACGCCGCTGACCGCGGCTTCGACGTCATCGGCATTCATGCTCACGTCGGCTCCGGCGTCTCGAGCGACCAGCTCGACGCCCATCGGGAGTTCGTCGCGCGGATAGGCGACCTCGCTCGAGAGGTGAACGAGGCGCTACGCGCCTTGAATGACCGAACGGGGAGCGAAGGGACCCGTGAGGTGAACGAGGCGGTGGAAGGCCTCGAGTTCGTCGACGTCGGCGGCGGATTCGGTGTCCCCTATCGAGAGGACGAGGAACCGCTAGATCTCGAGTCGGTCGCGAACGCCACTCGGGACGCCCTCGGCGAGGTCGACGCCCGACTGACGATCGAACCCGGCCGCTACTTCGTCGCGGATGCTGGCGTCCTCCTCACTGAAGTGAATACGGTCAAAGACGCCCGCGAGACGACTGTCGCCGGCGTCGACGCGGGGATGACGACCCTCATCCGGCCCGCGATGTACGACGCGTACCATCCGATCTGGAATCTCACGGCCGACGCGGATGGAGCCCCCTCGAGCAATCGCGACGCAAGCGCCACTGACGGGCGCGAGATGATTTCCCAGACGGTGGCTGGCCCCATCTGCGAGAGCGGCGACGTTTTCTGTGCTGACCGTGAACTACCAGTAAGCAGACGTGGGGACATCCTCGCAATCGGCAACGCGGGGGCCTACGGCTACGAGATGGCAAACCAGTACAACTCCCGACCCCGACCCGCATCCGTCGTCCGTGAGGACGGCACCGTTCGACTCGCCCGTCACCGAGAGACGGTCGACGACGTGACGCGGGTGGAACGCGAGGCCCACACCGTTTCGCGTGCAGACCGAAAGACCGACGACCCCCGAGCGAGCGACATCGACAACGAACGCGTACGATAG
- a CDS encoding CPBP family intramembrane glutamic endopeptidase has translation MSSSQRSRQIGSRVKRGGRAIGVCLAVGLLGYLSGTAAGLGTISHLSVLGYSTETIDEIGLSVAFNVVGAGGTALSYLIVRRHGFDREFIVDFLRIRRPDRWDLGWIVAGLVGAFIVVVAYQMMVDLIEPLGGSEGTTHSGIEAGREYPALLLLGIPLALLLTGPGEELLFRGVLQSRLKETFPTVAAVALTGLVFGAVHLPVYMGSEPSAVVVSLGTVTTLGLYFGVLYECSSNLVVPALIHGCFNATVYLTNYLTYA, from the coding sequence GTGTCCTCGAGCCAACGGAGCCGACAGATCGGGTCGCGAGTCAAGCGCGGCGGCCGAGCGATCGGCGTCTGTCTCGCGGTTGGGCTGCTGGGCTATCTCAGCGGCACGGCCGCGGGACTGGGGACGATCAGCCACCTCTCCGTCCTGGGGTACAGTACGGAAACGATCGACGAGATCGGGCTTTCGGTGGCGTTCAACGTCGTTGGGGCCGGCGGGACGGCGCTGTCCTATCTGATCGTCCGCCGTCACGGGTTCGATCGGGAGTTCATCGTCGACTTCCTCCGGATCCGGCGGCCGGACCGCTGGGATCTCGGCTGGATCGTCGCCGGTCTCGTCGGCGCGTTCATCGTGGTCGTCGCCTATCAAATGATGGTCGACCTGATTGAACCGCTCGGCGGCAGCGAGGGGACGACACACTCCGGGATCGAGGCCGGCCGGGAGTATCCTGCCTTACTCCTCCTCGGGATTCCGCTCGCGCTCCTGTTGACAGGGCCCGGTGAGGAACTCCTGTTTCGGGGCGTCCTCCAATCGCGGCTCAAAGAGACGTTTCCGACGGTGGCCGCGGTGGCGCTGACCGGGCTCGTCTTCGGGGCGGTCCACCTGCCCGTCTACATGGGTTCCGAACCCAGTGCGGTCGTCGTCAGTCTCGGCACGGTAACGACGCTGGGGCTGTACTTCGGTGTTCTCTACGAATGCAGCAGTAATCTGGTCGTCCCCGCGCTGATCCACGGCTGCTTCAACGCGACCGTCTATCTCACGAACTATCTGACATACGCGTAA
- the dapB gene encoding 4-hydroxy-tetrahydrodipicolinate reductase gives MTTRIGVTGATGRMGREVIAAATGREDCEVVFAVNRDPDSETVDGIETEPAAEFDSLVADREPTAVIDFTGPESAVEYATACADAGVAFVTGTTGFDDDQYGALEAASEDIAVLHAPNFARGVQALVNVVGEAVQNLQGYDVELVETHHNAKRDAPSGTANRLLEEIEANGEFSERTHGREGETPREDAEIGVHALRAGDITGEHEILLAGNHEEVRLTHRAEDRGVFAAGAVDAAVWIAGQKAGWYDFADVISE, from the coding sequence ATGACGACACGAATCGGCGTCACCGGCGCGACGGGCCGCATGGGCCGGGAAGTGATCGCCGCGGCGACGGGCCGCGAGGACTGTGAGGTCGTCTTCGCTGTCAACCGGGATCCTGACAGCGAGACCGTCGACGGCATCGAGACCGAGCCCGCGGCCGAGTTCGACTCGTTGGTCGCCGACCGCGAGCCGACTGCCGTGATTGACTTCACCGGGCCGGAGTCGGCCGTCGAATACGCGACTGCCTGCGCCGATGCTGGCGTCGCGTTCGTCACCGGGACGACTGGCTTCGACGACGACCAGTACGGGGCACTCGAGGCGGCCAGCGAGGACATTGCCGTTCTCCACGCGCCCAACTTCGCCCGCGGCGTCCAAGCGCTCGTCAACGTCGTCGGCGAGGCAGTGCAGAACCTGCAGGGCTACGACGTGGAACTCGTCGAGACGCACCACAACGCCAAGCGCGACGCGCCGAGTGGCACCGCAAATCGCTTGCTCGAGGAGATCGAGGCCAACGGGGAGTTCTCCGAGCGCACGCACGGTCGCGAGGGCGAGACCCCACGAGAGGATGCCGAGATCGGTGTCCACGCGCTTCGTGCGGGCGACATCACGGGTGAACACGAGATCCTCCTTGCTGGCAATCACGAGGAGGTTCGGCTCACACACCGCGCCGAGGATCGCGGCGTGTTCGCCGCGGGCGCGGTCGATGCGGCGGTCTGGATCGCTGGACAAAAGGCAGGGTGGTACGACTTCGCGGATGTGATCAGCGAATGA
- a CDS encoding 2,3,4,5-tetrahydropyridine-2,6-dicarboxylate N-succinyltransferase: MSALETEIDELWERKQNDDIDAETAGEGAYATLDAFLDALEDGEVRAAEKQGGEWEANEWVKQGILLNFGLRATEPREYGGVTYNDVLPLADSSEYGDRGSRNTPDGTVVRRGANIGSDCILMSPAFVNIGARVGDGTLVDSCDTVGSCAQIGDNVKLGANTLIGGVLEPVEDAPVIVEDNVSLGAGCRVTSGFVVGENSVVGENTLLTPRIPVYDLVEEEVLYGELPADRRAFTRFVESSISDHDLFEGGAYKPAVVATDIETETLEATEREDALRE, translated from the coding sequence ATGAGCGCACTCGAAACCGAAATCGACGAGCTGTGGGAGCGCAAACAGAACGACGACATCGACGCCGAGACCGCCGGCGAGGGCGCGTACGCGACCCTCGATGCATTCCTCGACGCGCTCGAGGACGGCGAGGTCCGCGCCGCCGAGAAACAGGGTGGCGAGTGGGAGGCAAACGAGTGGGTCAAGCAGGGTATCCTGCTCAACTTCGGCCTCCGCGCGACCGAGCCCCGCGAGTACGGCGGCGTCACGTATAACGACGTGCTTCCGCTCGCGGACTCGAGCGAGTACGGCGACCGCGGGAGCCGTAACACGCCCGACGGCACGGTCGTCCGCCGCGGCGCGAACATCGGCTCGGACTGCATCCTGATGAGCCCCGCGTTCGTCAACATCGGCGCTCGCGTCGGAGACGGCACCCTCGTCGACTCCTGTGACACCGTGGGCTCCTGTGCCCAGATCGGCGATAACGTCAAGCTCGGCGCGAACACGCTCATCGGCGGCGTGCTCGAGCCGGTCGAGGACGCGCCGGTCATCGTCGAAGATAACGTTTCACTTGGCGCGGGCTGCCGAGTAACGAGCGGGTTCGTCGTCGGCGAGAACAGCGTCGTCGGCGAGAACACGCTGCTGACGCCGCGCATCCCGGTCTACGACCTCGTCGAGGAGGAGGTTCTCTACGGCGAACTGCCCGCCGACCGGCGCGCCTTTACCCGCTTTGTCGAGTCCTCGATCAGCGACCACGACCTCTTCGAGGGTGGGGCCTACAAGCCCGCCGTCGTCGCGACCGATATCGAGACGGAGACACTCGAGGCGACCGAACGCGAAGACGCGCTGCGCGAATAG
- a CDS encoding NYN domain-containing protein, whose product MTEIHPGQRVAVLVDAQNLYHTAQSLHSRNIDYSELLEKAVQDRQLTRAISYVIRADSPEEESFFEALVDIGFEPKIKDIKTFSDGTKKADWDVGMSLDAVTLANHVDTIVLCTGDGDFSRLCSHLRHEGVRVEVMAFESSTAEELIDAADSFLDLGDRHETFLL is encoded by the coding sequence ATGACGGAAATTCATCCCGGGCAGCGCGTCGCCGTTCTCGTTGACGCGCAGAACCTCTATCATACCGCACAAAGCCTTCACAGCCGGAATATCGACTACTCCGAGCTGCTCGAGAAGGCCGTTCAAGATCGCCAGCTCACGCGCGCCATTTCCTACGTCATCCGCGCGGATTCGCCCGAGGAGGAGAGCTTCTTCGAGGCGCTAGTCGATATCGGCTTCGAGCCAAAGATCAAGGACATCAAAACGTTCTCCGACGGGACGAAGAAGGCCGACTGGGACGTCGGGATGAGTCTGGACGCGGTGACGCTCGCGAATCACGTCGATACGATCGTCCTTTGTACGGGCGACGGCGACTTCTCGCGGCTCTGCTCGCACCTGCGCCATGAGGGCGTCCGCGTGGAAGTCATGGCCTTCGAGTCCTCAACGGCCGAGGAACTCATCGACGCGGCCGACTCGTTCCTTGACCTCGGCGATCGCCACGAGACGTTCCTGCTCTGA
- a CDS encoding EamA family transporter: MRRYLGLSIVACLTYSLVAPLLSIAMIDLPSTVAVFLSNAVMFVTVGLVIRYRGLSVRPYLRHPRTPHIAAMGVLLTVGLLTYYRALALGPVSIVVPIYGLFIVISSLVGIVAFDETVTARKVAAIALSVLAIALMSV, from the coding sequence ATGCGGCGGTATCTCGGCCTGTCGATCGTCGCCTGTTTGACATACAGTCTCGTCGCGCCGCTGCTCTCGATCGCGATGATTGACCTCCCCAGTACCGTGGCGGTCTTCCTTTCGAACGCCGTCATGTTCGTGACCGTCGGGCTGGTGATCCGCTATCGCGGGCTGTCAGTGCGGCCGTACCTCCGGCATCCGCGAACGCCCCATATCGCCGCGATGGGCGTGTTGCTGACCGTCGGGCTGCTGACCTACTATCGGGCGCTCGCGCTCGGCCCGGTGAGCATCGTCGTGCCGATCTATGGCCTCTTTATCGTGATCAGTTCGCTGGTCGGTATCGTCGCCTTCGACGAGACCGTCACCGCCCGCAAGGTCGCCGCCATCGCGCTGAGCGTGCTGGCGATCGCGCTGATGTCGGTGTGA
- a CDS encoding nascent polypeptide-associated complex protein translates to MFGGGGGGLNPRKMEQMMEQMGIDVEDIEAEEVIIRTDEYDLVFDDAEVTKMDARGQETYQVIGSPEEVEAGSAGGSAGGADAGSEASAESDPSIPDDDVELVATRAGVSEDEARAALEDTDGDLAAAVESLE, encoded by the coding sequence ATGTTTGGAGGAGGCGGCGGCGGACTCAACCCGCGCAAGATGGAACAGATGATGGAGCAGATGGGCATCGACGTCGAGGATATCGAGGCCGAAGAGGTCATCATCCGCACCGATGAGTACGATCTCGTCTTCGACGACGCCGAGGTCACAAAGATGGACGCCCGCGGCCAGGAGACCTACCAGGTCATCGGCTCGCCCGAAGAGGTCGAGGCCGGCTCGGCCGGCGGGAGTGCCGGCGGCGCTGACGCCGGGAGCGAGGCCAGTGCCGAGTCGGATCCATCGATCCCCGATGACGACGTCGAACTCGTCGCCACGCGAGCCGGCGTCAGCGAGGACGAGGCCCGCGCAGCTCTCGAGGACACCGACGGCGACCTCGCCGCAGCAGTCGAGTCCCTCGAGTGA
- a CDS encoding M20 family metallopeptidase — MTGAGSADEAERDGAFDPIAFLETAVQHPSHEDVGPMREFLCETLADRGIEPCVDDAGNVLASRGVPKSEAETHVVLNTHIDTVSPHVPYERDVDAPEADGGTVVRGRGSCDAKGPLAALLSAFFATDPTDGRVTLVITPDEEVLSTGAYALVSGDESPTRDADAVIVGEPTDLDVCTAAKGRFQGMIHLSGANAHAAEPETGTNAVAALEPVLEAIRTFGDRADAPPAHPQLGAATLTPTVVEGGEATNQVPADCALTVDRRSVPPETAEEFHESLTAHLRAAVPDDVGLEFRFTDRPTPFLEAWDTDPNAPVVDVLADASGGKVRPFTAATEASYFAADAPTVVFGPGVLADDEGAVAHAPREYVRVDAVREAARALEATLAELVA, encoded by the coding sequence GTGACGGGGGCCGGGTCCGCCGACGAAGCCGAGCGCGACGGCGCGTTCGATCCCATCGCCTTCCTCGAGACCGCCGTCCAGCACCCCTCCCACGAGGACGTCGGACCGATGCGGGAGTTCCTCTGCGAGACGCTCGCGGACCGCGGGATCGAGCCCTGCGTCGACGACGCCGGGAACGTCCTGGCGAGTCGCGGCGTCCCGAAGAGCGAGGCCGAGACGCACGTCGTTTTGAATACTCACATCGACACGGTCTCGCCGCACGTTCCCTACGAGCGCGACGTGGACGCCCCCGAGGCCGACGGCGGCACCGTCGTCCGCGGTCGCGGCTCCTGTGACGCGAAGGGGCCGCTCGCGGCCCTGCTCTCGGCGTTCTTCGCGACCGATCCGACCGACGGCCGTGTCACGCTCGTGATCACGCCCGACGAAGAGGTGCTCTCGACGGGTGCCTACGCGCTCGTCTCGGGCGACGAGTCACCAACTCGAGACGCAGACGCGGTGATTGTCGGCGAACCGACCGACCTCGACGTCTGTACGGCCGCGAAGGGTCGGTTTCAGGGGATGATCCACCTCTCCGGTGCCAACGCCCACGCCGCCGAACCTGAGACCGGAACGAACGCCGTCGCCGCCCTCGAGCCCGTCCTCGAGGCGATCCGAACCTTCGGGGACCGCGCGGACGCGCCGCCGGCTCACCCGCAACTCGGCGCGGCGACGCTGACGCCGACCGTCGTCGAGGGCGGCGAGGCCACGAATCAGGTGCCCGCCGACTGCGCGCTGACGGTCGACCGTCGGAGCGTCCCGCCGGAGACGGCCGAGGAGTTTCACGAATCACTGACTGCCCACCTGCGGGCCGCCGTGCCCGACGATGTCGGCCTCGAGTTCCGCTTTACTGACCGGCCGACGCCGTTCCTCGAGGCATGGGACACGGACCCCAACGCGCCGGTCGTCGATGTCCTCGCGGATGCGTCCGGCGGCAAGGTGCGGCCCTTTACCGCGGCGACGGAGGCCTCCTACTTCGCGGCTGACGCTCCGACGGTCGTCTTCGGCCCCGGCGTGCTCGCCGACGACGAGGGAGCCGTCGCGCACGCCCCGCGGGAGTACGTGCGCGTCGATGCCGTCCGCGAAGCGGCGCGGGCGCTCGAGGCGACGCTCGCCGAACTGGTCGCGTAA
- a CDS encoding HD family hydrolase produces MADEFDALLEAVELKDEPRTGWVLRGIESPESVAAHTWGMATLCLLYADRADEDVDRERAVSMALVHDLAEARTGDIATRADDGDQRVSSEEKAARERAAITDLLEPFDDSESDADALSLWAEYEAHETPTAQFVKDMDLIDNCLQALKYERESRYDDSDENDAFDRYENLDEFFATAAPRLRTAIGETLFEEIKTRYEREIGRECQL; encoded by the coding sequence ATGGCCGACGAATTCGATGCCCTGCTCGAGGCGGTCGAGTTGAAAGACGAGCCCCGGACAGGGTGGGTCCTCCGCGGGATCGAGTCACCGGAGTCAGTCGCGGCACATACCTGGGGGATGGCGACGCTGTGTCTGCTGTACGCCGACCGTGCCGACGAGGACGTAGACCGCGAACGGGCGGTCTCGATGGCGCTGGTTCACGACCTCGCAGAGGCACGCACCGGTGATATCGCGACTCGAGCGGACGACGGCGACCAGCGGGTGTCCAGCGAGGAGAAAGCCGCCCGCGAGCGAGCGGCGATCACCGACTTGCTCGAGCCGTTCGACGATTCCGAATCGGACGCCGACGCCCTGTCACTCTGGGCGGAGTACGAGGCGCACGAGACACCCACCGCGCAGTTCGTCAAGGACATGGATCTGATCGATAACTGTCTGCAGGCGCTCAAATACGAGCGCGAGAGTCGCTACGACGACAGCGACGAGAATGATGCGTTCGACCGGTACGAAAACCTCGACGAGTTCTTCGCGACGGCCGCCCCGCGGCTCCGAACGGCGATCGGTGAGACGCTGTTCGAGGAGATCAAAACGCGGTACGAACGGGAAATCGGACGGGAGTGTCAGCTGTAG
- the dapA gene encoding 4-hydroxy-tetrahydrodipicolinate synthase produces the protein MSSPIDLSGVFPAMCTPFDDEERIDFETLQADAQRLETAGVDGLVPVGSTGESATLTHDEHVQVVEAVIEAVDDVPVIAGTGSNNTREALELSERAAEAGADGLLLISPYYNKPEQRGLIEHYRTIADAVDLPQIVYNVPSRTGRNIEPDTAVELASHDNIAGFKAASGDLGQIGEIAERTTDEEFAVLSGDDALTLPTISVGGTGTISVAANIEPERTCAMVGAALDGDYARARNLHHELGPLFRGLFVETNPIPVKEAMQIRGYGPARMRSPLSRLAEEYREDLEAVLSDLERDSATVADVAEGDR, from the coding sequence ATGAGTTCACCTATCGACCTTTCGGGCGTCTTCCCGGCGATGTGTACGCCCTTCGACGACGAGGAGCGAATCGACTTCGAAACACTGCAGGCCGACGCCCAGCGCCTCGAGACCGCGGGCGTCGACGGGCTCGTCCCCGTCGGCTCGACCGGCGAATCGGCGACGCTGACCCACGACGAGCACGTCCAAGTCGTCGAGGCGGTCATCGAGGCCGTCGACGACGTGCCCGTCATCGCGGGGACAGGTTCGAACAACACACGCGAAGCGCTCGAGCTCTCCGAACGAGCCGCCGAGGCGGGTGCTGACGGCCTGTTGCTCATCTCGCCGTACTACAACAAGCCCGAACAGCGCGGGCTGATCGAGCACTACCGGACGATCGCGGACGCGGTCGACCTGCCCCAAATCGTCTACAATGTCCCCTCGCGGACGGGCCGAAACATCGAGCCCGATACCGCTGTCGAACTCGCGAGCCACGACAACATCGCGGGGTTCAAGGCCGCCAGCGGCGACCTGGGGCAAATCGGCGAGATCGCTGAGCGCACGACCGACGAGGAGTTCGCGGTCCTCTCAGGCGACGACGCGCTCACCTTGCCGACCATCTCGGTCGGCGGGACCGGGACGATCAGCGTCGCCGCGAACATCGAACCCGAGCGGACCTGCGCGATGGTCGGCGCGGCACTCGACGGCGACTACGCCCGCGCACGCAATCTCCACCATGAACTCGGGCCGCTGTTCCGCGGACTCTTCGTCGAGACCAACCCGATCCCAGTCAAGGAGGCCATGCAGATCCGCGGCTACGGCCCCGCTCGCATGCGTTCGCCGCTTTCCCGGCTGGCCGAGGAGTACCGTGAGGACCTCGAGGCAGTGCTTTCCGACCTCGAGCGCGACTCGGCGACGGTCGCTGATGTGGCAGAGGGCGATCGATGA
- a CDS encoding PUA domain-containing protein: protein MSATDGSAGLPQLRTIADYQFGSGAGAALFPPAESLTVKRTSSGRPQQIHADSGRIVSFGIDGRFTLGLEGGRRLDEALAEPAYRVVVDDESEPFVRDEKNVFTKFVLEVGDEIRPGDEVLVVHERGELLAVGTARLDAGAIRDFETGMAVNIREGVPAET, encoded by the coding sequence ATGAGCGCAACAGACGGGAGTGCGGGACTGCCACAGCTCCGAACTATCGCGGACTACCAGTTCGGGTCGGGAGCGGGCGCGGCGCTGTTTCCGCCCGCCGAATCGCTGACGGTCAAACGGACGTCGTCGGGACGACCCCAGCAGATCCACGCCGATTCCGGCCGGATCGTCTCCTTCGGCATCGACGGCCGGTTCACCCTCGGCCTCGAGGGCGGCCGTCGGCTCGACGAGGCACTCGCCGAGCCCGCCTATCGCGTGGTCGTCGACGACGAGAGCGAGCCCTTCGTCCGCGACGAAAAGAACGTCTTTACGAAGTTCGTCCTCGAGGTTGGCGACGAAATCCGGCCGGGCGACGAGGTACTGGTCGTCCACGAGCGCGGCGAGTTGCTCGCGGTCGGGACCGCACGGCTCGACGCCGGGGCAATCCGGGACTTCGAGACGGGGATGGCAGTGAACATCCGCGAGGGCGTGCCCGCGGAGACGTAG
- a CDS encoding M48 family metalloprotease gives MTNFGLKVRMAVVGSILFAFYMLVGGFGLLWLGTGAWPLVLLGLLVLPVIQYKIGTWSATRKAEPMPEDGQYQEIHHMVDSLCRDMGIKKPKLMVMDMGVPNAFATGRKGKGVVVVSTELIRLLQRDELEGVIAHELAHIKNRDVIAMVLGSSIAMMVGWVAYMVYMMGGERNIGSFIVGMIISNIAQMLVMVFVLAISRYREYVADEDARQYIGSGDPLARALEKISKGAEGRESQVDDSVNALCILNSEKGLLQMLFATHPPTEKRIQKLRN, from the coding sequence ATGACAAATTTCGGACTGAAAGTGCGAATGGCGGTCGTCGGCTCGATCCTGTTCGCATTCTACATGCTCGTCGGTGGCTTTGGCTTGCTCTGGCTCGGCACCGGTGCGTGGCCGTTGGTGTTGCTGGGGCTGCTCGTGTTGCCGGTCATCCAGTACAAGATTGGGACGTGGTCGGCGACCAGAAAGGCCGAACCGATGCCCGAAGACGGCCAGTATCAGGAGATACATCACATGGTTGACTCTCTCTGTCGGGATATGGGAATCAAAAAGCCCAAACTGATGGTTATGGACATGGGCGTCCCCAACGCCTTCGCGACCGGCCGGAAGGGCAAGGGCGTCGTCGTCGTCTCGACGGAACTCATCCGCCTCCTCCAGCGCGACGAACTCGAGGGCGTGATCGCTCACGAACTCGCACACATCAAGAATCGCGACGTCATCGCGATGGTGCTCGGTAGTTCCATCGCAATGATGGTCGGCTGGGTCGCCTACATGGTCTACATGATGGGCGGTGAGCGCAACATCGGGAGCTTCATCGTCGGAATGATCATCTCGAACATCGCACAGATGCTCGTGATGGTCTTCGTGCTCGCCATCTCGCGGTACCGCGAGTACGTCGCCGACGAGGACGCCCGCCAGTACATCGGCAGCGGCGACCCGCTCGCCCGCGCCCTCGAGAAGATATCGAAGGGAGCGGAGGGTCGCGAATCACAGGTCGACGACAGTGTGAACGCGCTGTGTATCTTGAACTCGGAGAAGGGGCTCCTGCAGATGTTGTTCGCGACGCACCCGCCGACGGAAAAGCGCATTCAGAAACTCCGGAACTAA
- a CDS encoding EamA family transporter, whose product MEYLLWVIVALVAYGLMAPLTSVVTSDVPPAVALFLSTTIFLGLTAIVLVATGNGHPADAVTPSAGIVYVAGLFLSSGILAYYQALENGPVSVVVPIYGLFIVGSSIIGIVFLGEELTATRAAGIVVAAVAIYLAAGGEE is encoded by the coding sequence ATGGAGTATCTCCTCTGGGTGATCGTCGCCCTCGTGGCCTACGGGCTGATGGCACCGCTGACGAGCGTCGTGACATCGGATGTGCCGCCCGCGGTTGCGCTCTTCCTATCAACGACGATCTTTCTCGGCCTGACGGCGATCGTCCTCGTCGCGACGGGAAATGGCCACCCCGCCGACGCGGTGACGCCGTCCGCGGGAATCGTCTACGTCGCCGGTCTGTTCCTGTCGTCCGGCATTCTCGCCTACTATCAGGCCCTCGAGAACGGGCCGGTGAGCGTCGTCGTGCCGATCTACGGCCTCTTCATCGTCGGGAGTTCGATCATCGGGATCGTGTTTCTCGGTGAGGAGCTGACGGCGACTCGAGCCGCCGGTATCGTCGTCGCGGCAGTCGCGATCTATCTCGCCGCCGGGGGTGAGGAGTGA
- the dapF gene encoding diaminopimelate epimerase, whose amino-acid sequence MSIPFQKYHGTGNDFLIIHADEHVPDRGALAERECDRTDGVGADGILFLALEEKFNPPRVVMTLFQPDGATAPMCGNGARCAAEWAMDRTGTDSVMIDTQAGTLRAERDGEDVVIEMTELTFDPAAVPVAADEPVLREEIEGLEVSVVNTGVPHAVSFVDDVDDVDLEEIAPPVRYADAFPKGTNVCVASPDGSGGFRQRTYERGVEGETDSCGTGAVAIAVAARRLGRTDADPVDVSPPGGDLRVSFNDRGRPTLAGPVEHEFDGEVAVHSPVEL is encoded by the coding sequence ATGAGTATCCCATTCCAAAAGTACCACGGCACCGGCAACGACTTTCTAATTATCCACGCGGACGAACACGTCCCCGATCGGGGTGCACTCGCCGAACGCGAGTGCGACCGGACCGACGGCGTCGGTGCCGACGGGATCCTCTTTCTTGCACTCGAGGAGAAGTTCAATCCGCCACGCGTCGTGATGACGCTGTTCCAGCCTGACGGCGCGACGGCACCCATGTGCGGCAACGGCGCTCGCTGTGCCGCCGAGTGGGCGATGGATCGGACGGGCACCGATAGCGTGATGATCGACACCCAGGCAGGCACGCTACGCGCCGAACGCGACGGCGAGGACGTCGTCATCGAGATGACCGAGCTTACGTTCGATCCCGCGGCGGTCCCGGTAGCGGCTGACGAACCGGTCCTCCGAGAGGAGATCGAGGGCCTCGAGGTCTCGGTCGTCAACACCGGCGTCCCTCACGCCGTGAGCTTCGTCGACGACGTCGACGACGTCGATCTCGAGGAGATCGCGCCGCCGGTTCGCTACGCCGACGCCTTCCCGAAGGGAACGAACGTCTGTGTGGCCAGCCCCGACGGCTCGGGCGGCTTCCGCCAGCGAACCTACGAGCGCGGCGTCGAGGGCGAAACCGACTCCTGTGGCACCGGCGCGGTCGCCATCGCCGTCGCGGCGCGTCGCCTCGGCCGCACCGATGCCGACCCGGTCGACGTCAGCCCGCCGGGTGGCGACCTCCGAGTGAGCTTTAACGACCGCGGCCGGCCGACGCTCGCTGGCCCCGTCGAACACGAGTTCGACGGCGAAGTGGCCGTCCACTCCCCAGTCGAGCTGTGA